From the genome of Verrucomicrobiia bacterium:
AGGCGCCTTAACCCCGGACGCGTGGCGGGGCGGGGCCGGTGCCATTTTGGGCTGTCGGCCCGACAGGGGCGAAGCTAGAATCAGGGCATGAGAATTGAGCAGATGTTTGTGGGGATGAAGGTGCGCCATCCGCACTATGGCATGGGCGAGGTGAAGGCCCTGGAGCCGAAGCTGGCCACGGTGGTTTTTCCGCAGGGGGAACAAAAAATCTCGCCGGAGCTGAGCGGACTGGAGCCGGCGGCGCCGCAGGCGGAATTGAGCGGGATGACCCGCCCGCTGGCGGAAATCATTCGGGAGACGGTGGCCGCGCTGGTGGAGGAGCTGGGGCTGGAGCGCGATGCCGGGGTGGTGGAGGGTCTGGGGGCGCGCTGGCATGGGGGCAAATTGGTATTGCATCCGGCTGATCCCACCTTGCAAACCAAGGAAGTGCCGCTGGAGGTGTTTTTTCACAAGATCGTGATGATGCGCAACAACCTGCGCACGCTGGAGCAGAAGATCAATGCCCACGCGCAATTAACCGAAGGCGAGAAGGTGGAGCTGCAGCAATACATCACCCGCTGTTACGGGTCCATGACCACCTTCAATTTGCTGTTCAAACACAAGCAGGATCAGTTCAGCGGCAGCAGCGCCTGAGGGACGGCGCCAGTCCGAGATGAGCGAGCCGAATCCAGAAACGCCCGCGCGCGATTTGCTGCGGGATCAGTGTTACGTCAACGCCATGGCGCACTTTTACCGGGGCGAGATTGGGCGCATCATGGTGTGGCGGCAGCGGCTGGACACCACCACCACGTGGGCCATCACGTCCACCGGCACCATTTTCACCGTGGCCTTCAGCGTGCCGGATGTGCCGCATCTGATTTTCTTTTTCAACCTGGCGATTGTGTGGGTGATGTTGTGGATCGAGGCGCGCCGGTATCGTTTTTATGATGCGTTTCAGGCGCGGGTGCGGATGCTGGAGGCGCATTTTTTGTCGCCCATGGTGGCGCAAAATCCGGAAAGACTGGAGGGGGACTGGCGCAAGCTGGTGGCGGAGGATTTATTGATCCCCAGTTTCAAGATCTCGCAGGTGGAGGCCATGGCGCACCGGTTGCGGCGGAATTACGCCTTCATTTTCATGATCATTTTGATGGCCTGGCTGGCCAAAATCTACATGCATACCCCCTACAAAATTGACTCGCTGGCCCGGTTGTACGAGGCGCTGGCGGTGGGGCAGATTCCGAGCTGGCTGGTGGCGGGGATGATCCTGGGGACGTTTCTCAGCGTGGTGGTGTTTGCCTTTTACGTGGCGCGGCACATGCCGCCGGAGATTACCGAATTTGGCGTGCAACGCGGCCGGCGCTGGCAGTTGTAGGCGGGGGCGGGCGGCCTATTCCACTTCCTCGCCCAGCTCAACGTTCCAGTAGGCGAGGTCAATGAAGTGCTTCCAACTGTCGTGCACCACGGCGCCGAAACTGATCTGCACGAAGGGCCGCCACTTGGGCCGCTTGGGTTTGCGGATGAGCCGCATGCCGGCCTCCTGGGGCGTGCGGTTGGCCTTGCGGGTGTTGCACTCGATGCAGGAGCAGACGATGTTTTCCCACGTGGTGGGGCCGCCGCGGTCGCGGGGGATGACATGATCCAGGTTCAAATCCTTGCGGTCAAACACGCGACCACAATACTGGCAGGTGTTCTTGTCGCGCTCAAAAATGTTGTGCCGGGTGAACTTGACTTCCTTGCGCGGCAGCCGGTCAAACGCCAGCAGCAGGATGACGCGCGGAATGCGGATGCGGAACGAGACGGTGGCAATGCTTTCCGGATGGGGTTCCTGCTGGGAAAAGTCCTTCCAATCGTTGAAGCTGAAGGTTTGGAAGTTGCCTTCCTCGGTGGCAAACACCACCTGCGCATGGCCCTCGAAGATCAAGGTCAGCGCCCGGCGCACCGAACAGACGTTGACGGCCTGCCAGAGCCGATTCAGCACCAGGACATGCTGGGTTAGGAGCGACGCATTCATAGTCGCCATCCAATTGCCGCGGAAACTATCACAGGAGCTAATATTCTGTCAACGTGGAGGGCGGCAGGAGGTGCGGCGGGGTTGCTGAGGGGCGGCCGCAATTCCACTCCAGGGGCTTGGAAGGTGTTGCTGGCCCGGGCCGGGCTCGGCTGGTCAAACTGCCGGGACGCCTTAGCGGCGTTTGAAGAAAGTCTGGGGCAGGGTGCCCTCCTCGGTGCGGACAACAGCTCCCGGTCCGAGGTTGCGGCGCTTGAACCAGCCCTGGGTGGTTTCGAGCACGTATTGAATGTTGTCCACCTGGGCCTCCCGGCCCTGTAGATCGCCCGGGTGCAAATCGTGGATTTCGCGGATGACCCCCTCGGGATCAATGTAAGCGGCGCTGAGAGGCACCCGCGTGTTTTTCATGTAGAAACTGGCGCGATGCGGCCAGGGAAACACAAAGAGCATGGCCTCATTTTCCGCCAGGTTGGTGCGAAACATCATGCCGGTCATGCGCTGGACATCGTTGGTGCAGAGTTCGGTGATCAATTCATGCGCGCCAACATACAGGCGCATGGTCTTGAGCTTGGGCTGGGCGCGGTCCAGGTGCCCTTCCGGCGTCACCCGGGGCGCGCTGTCCTCCGCGGCCGGCGCAGGGGACGGCGAGGGAGGTGACTGGGAGTTGCAGGCGCTGAAGATCATGCAGGCGGCCAGGCCCGCCAGCAAGCGAAAAGCCTTCAGGCGGGGCTGCCGCGGTGGTGGCCGTCTGGTGCTTGCCGAAAACACGGAAGGTTTTTGTCAGTTTTCCTGCAATAATTCAACGCCGGAAAGCACGGGCTTGAGCGGGGAGCCGGGCGCGGGACGCAGATGAATGGCCAGGTCCTTGGTGACGGAAATGCCCTTGAACTCCTTGACTACTCCGCGGAACGGCTCGCCGGTTTCCTGGATGAGGTCCAGTTTTTCCAGGACTTTCTGCCCCTGGATTTCGATGTCGAAGACCCGCTGTCCTACGGCGATTTCATCGGGCTCCGAGAAATACAGGCGGACTGTGTAACGGACCGGCTCCAGCTCGGGCAAATCCGCGCTGGAGTGGATTTGAGCGGGGGCATTGGTGCTGCTGCTGCGGCTGCCGGGGCGGAAACGTCCGGGCGGCGGCGGGCCGGGCGGACGAAAGCCGGGGGGCCGATTGGTTGCGGCGGAAGCGAGGGCGGGGTTGTTGGTGTCCGAAGTTGAGTTGTTGGGGGGCGTAAGGCCCGTTTGATTGGTGCTGGCGCCGCTGCCGCGCGTGGGGTCATCGTCGTCATCGTCATCCTCACTGCTCGAGGGCCGGGCGGGCAGGCGGGCGGGGA
Proteins encoded in this window:
- a CDS encoding DUF2270 domain-containing protein, whose translation is MSEPNPETPARDLLRDQCYVNAMAHFYRGEIGRIMVWRQRLDTTTTWAITSTGTIFTVAFSVPDVPHLIFFFNLAIVWVMLWIEARRYRFYDAFQARVRMLEAHFLSPMVAQNPERLEGDWRKLVAEDLLIPSFKISQVEAMAHRLRRNYAFIFMIILMAWLAKIYMHTPYKIDSLARLYEALAVGQIPSWLVAGMILGTFLSVVVFAFYVARHMPPEITEFGVQRGRRWQL
- a CDS encoding HNH endonuclease — its product is MNASLLTQHVLVLNRLWQAVNVCSVRRALTLIFEGHAQVVFATEEGNFQTFSFNDWKDFSQQEPHPESIATVSFRIRIPRVILLLAFDRLPRKEVKFTRHNIFERDKNTCQYCGRVFDRKDLNLDHVIPRDRGGPTTWENIVCSCIECNTRKANRTPQEAGMRLIRKPKRPKWRPFVQISFGAVVHDSWKHFIDLAYWNVELGEEVE
- a CDS encoding DUF192 domain-containing protein produces the protein MLAGLAACMIFSACNSQSPPSPSPAPAAEDSAPRVTPEGHLDRAQPKLKTMRLYVGAHELITELCTNDVQRMTGMMFRTNLAENEAMLFVFPWPHRASFYMKNTRVPLSAAYIDPEGVIREIHDLHPGDLQGREAQVDNIQYVLETTQGWFKRRNLGPGAVVRTEEGTLPQTFFKRR